In a genomic window of Streptomyces roseoviridis:
- a CDS encoding DNA-binding response regulator, whose product MAETAGSVMLARSAMGRAGPELQRPPGRPVRGTRRVSAALAGLAASARHELLTFDDPAASVSHAIPEPFLELAGACMRAAVERASEVRRIVPRHAVPHVADAVRVPGRARVAESIPFKMIVVDRTVAAVPLDLRLHYNGLLLIRDPVVVEALVRAHHAAWDTSQELAGLTPPSPDLPPQLRPVLEALLAGLTDETAAARLGMSPRTYSRRVGELMSALGATSRFRAGAEAARRGWV is encoded by the coding sequence GTGGCAGAGACTGCGGGCTCCGTGATGCTGGCCCGTTCGGCGATGGGCCGGGCCGGGCCGGAGCTTCAGCGTCCGCCCGGGCGCCCCGTGCGGGGCACGCGGCGGGTCAGCGCCGCGCTCGCGGGGCTCGCCGCCTCGGCCCGGCACGAGTTGCTGACCTTCGACGATCCGGCCGCCTCCGTGTCGCATGCGATTCCCGAGCCGTTCCTGGAGCTGGCAGGAGCGTGCATGCGGGCGGCGGTGGAGCGGGCGAGCGAGGTGCGTCGCATCGTGCCGCGTCACGCCGTTCCGCATGTGGCGGACGCGGTGCGGGTGCCGGGGCGGGCGCGGGTCGCCGAGTCCATCCCGTTCAAGATGATCGTCGTCGACCGCACGGTCGCGGCGGTCCCCCTCGACCTGCGGCTCCACTACAACGGCCTCCTGCTCATCCGCGACCCGGTCGTGGTCGAGGCCCTGGTCCGCGCCCACCACGCCGCCTGGGACACCAGCCAGGAGCTGGCCGGCCTCACGCCCCCCTCCCCCGACCTCCCCCCACAACTCCGCCCGGTCCTCGAGGCCCTCCTCGCCGGCCTCACCGACGAGACCGCCGCCGCCCGCCTGGGCATGTCCCCGCGCACCTACAGCCGCCGGGTGGGCGAACTGATGTCGGCCCTGGGCGCGACGAGCCGCTTCCGCGCGGGGGCGGAAGCGGCTCGGAGGGGGTGGGTGTGA
- a CDS encoding DUF1772 domain-containing protein, giving the protein MAALLLALAVVSTGLYAGFMLIFRTGVMPALARLSDEEFVRAMRRINEYVPRPLFLLVFLGVAAFPAAALAVPVDGRTGPQTWLVAAGLVCAVANHLVTLGGNIPLNTALAAAESTDEPPAAVRAAFEKRWNGFHRVRTLLITASFGLLTASAVLPA; this is encoded by the coding sequence ATGGCCGCCCTGCTGCTCGCTCTCGCCGTCGTCTCCACCGGGCTCTACGCCGGCTTCATGCTGATCTTCCGAACCGGTGTGATGCCGGCCCTGGCCCGGCTGTCGGACGAGGAGTTCGTCCGCGCCATGCGGCGGATCAACGAGTACGTGCCGAGGCCGCTGTTCCTGCTCGTCTTCCTCGGGGTCGCCGCCTTCCCGGCGGCGGCCCTGGCCGTGCCCGTGGACGGGCGGACCGGCCCGCAGACGTGGCTGGTCGCGGCCGGGCTGGTGTGCGCGGTGGCGAACCACCTCGTCACCCTGGGCGGCAACATCCCGCTCAACACGGCCCTCGCCGCCGCCGAGTCGACGGACGAGCCGCCGGCCGCCGTGCGGGCCGCCTTCGAGAAGCGCTGGAACGGTTTCCACCGCGTCCGCACGCTGCTGATCACGGCCTCCTTCGGTCTGCTGACCGCCTCGGCCGTCCTCCCCGCCTGA
- a CDS encoding ScbR family autoregulator-binding transcription factor, which produces MAKQDRAIRTRKAILEAAAAVFDERGYEAAKLSDILALAQVTKGALYFHFDSKEDLAHAVIDAQVSVVPTAPPQISKVQEFVDVGMVFAHRLTRDRVLSGSVRLTLDQGAHDLNRSGPYREWTEINLRLLNEAKDRGELLPHADPEEVAPLVVGAYAGLNLMTHALEGDRSSLERWASALYHHLLPSIVVPSVLTMLDLEPGRGARALGLGASDGVTPEEVVS; this is translated from the coding sequence ATGGCGAAGCAGGATCGGGCGATCCGCACCCGCAAGGCGATCCTGGAGGCGGCCGCCGCCGTCTTCGACGAGCGGGGCTACGAGGCGGCCAAGCTCTCCGACATCCTGGCGCTGGCCCAAGTGACCAAGGGCGCGCTGTACTTCCACTTCGACTCCAAGGAAGACCTCGCGCACGCGGTGATCGACGCCCAGGTGTCGGTCGTGCCCACGGCGCCGCCGCAGATCTCCAAGGTCCAGGAGTTCGTCGACGTCGGCATGGTGTTCGCGCACCGGCTGACCCGCGACCGGGTGCTGAGCGGCAGCGTGCGGCTGACCCTCGACCAGGGCGCCCACGACCTCAACCGCAGCGGCCCGTACCGGGAGTGGACCGAGATCAACCTGCGCCTGCTCAACGAGGCCAAGGACCGCGGCGAACTGCTGCCGCACGCGGACCCGGAGGAGGTGGCCCCCCTCGTCGTGGGGGCCTACGCGGGGCTGAACCTGATGACCCACGCCCTGGAGGGCGACCGGTCCTCGCTGGAGCGCTGGGCGTCGGCGCTCTACCACCACTTACTGCCCAGCATCGTCGTCCCGTCGGTGCTCACCATGCTCGACCTGGAGCCGGGCCGCGGTGCCCGGGCCCTCGGCCTCGGCGCGTCGGACGGCGTCACCCCGGAAGAGGTCGTTTCCTGA
- a CDS encoding AfsR/SARP family transcriptional regulator, protein MDVRILGGLSVRENGVSVTPTAAAPRQLLALLAAGADQIVPVSVLMEEVWPSGAPRGARAELHSHILGLRSLIATALPGGRDGGRDGGRNGDGRTAETVLAAQSGGYRLDTGGGSHDVWQFERAAGAGYRAMEAGDLPRAALRLGEALALWRGEPYAGVDAGPRLRAEIERLEASRLSVLDQWVEAQLGLGRHAEMVPELAVLAARHPVNESLHAQFMVALLRSGRTDDALEAFHRLCAALQRDGGREPSARLRRLHRTLLTVRDTARPRVPAQAHAYAQAAAPAHAHALPPVHAQPHPQTPASWSRTPRPVPSFAAASA, encoded by the coding sequence GTGGACGTCCGGATCCTGGGGGGACTTTCGGTGCGCGAGAACGGGGTGTCGGTCACCCCGACCGCCGCCGCGCCGCGACAACTGCTCGCCCTGCTCGCCGCCGGTGCCGACCAGATCGTCCCGGTCTCCGTCCTCATGGAGGAGGTGTGGCCGTCCGGTGCGCCGCGCGGAGCGCGCGCCGAACTCCACTCCCACATCCTCGGCCTGCGGTCCTTGATCGCCACGGCCCTCCCCGGCGGCCGGGACGGCGGCAGGGACGGAGGGCGGAACGGGGACGGGCGCACCGCCGAGACCGTGCTCGCCGCCCAGTCCGGCGGCTACCGCCTCGACACCGGCGGCGGCTCCCACGACGTCTGGCAGTTCGAGCGCGCGGCCGGCGCCGGATACCGGGCCATGGAAGCGGGTGACCTGCCGCGCGCCGCGCTCCGCCTCGGCGAGGCCCTCGCCCTCTGGCGCGGCGAGCCGTACGCCGGTGTCGACGCCGGGCCACGGCTGCGTGCGGAGATCGAGCGCCTGGAGGCGTCCCGGCTCAGCGTCCTCGACCAGTGGGTGGAGGCCCAGTTGGGCCTCGGCCGGCACGCCGAGATGGTGCCCGAGCTCGCGGTGCTCGCCGCCCGGCACCCCGTCAACGAGTCGCTGCACGCCCAGTTCATGGTGGCCCTGCTGCGCTCCGGTCGCACCGACGACGCCCTGGAGGCGTTCCACAGACTCTGCGCGGCCCTCCAACGGGACGGAGGCCGCGAACCCTCGGCGCGGCTGCGCCGCCTCCACCGCACGCTCCTGACCGTCCGGGACACCGCCCGGCCCCGCGTGCCGGCCCAGGCCCATGCCTACGCCCAGGCCGCCGCCCCGGCCCACGCCCACGCCCTGCCCCCGGTCCACGCGCAGCCCCACCCCCAGACCCCGGCCTCCTGGTCGCGGACTCCCCGGCCCGTCCCCTCCTTCGCGGCCGCGTCGGCCTGA
- a CDS encoding helix-turn-helix domain-containing protein translates to MSNQGADGSGGAGALAVLELLAQQAPQERFAELLDRARAEGLPAPEVAALERAVQLATGVRRSLARREQREAGLDALADTARDLTLPYDLDGLLRSIARRARRLLGLDLTCVTLRGPHGVRVVHGTDGALTGTGTGPAACPGAFEEEGLGGLVHVLGAPVWTEDYLVDERFAHTPGVDTVVRDQGLRAVVVVPLRAGDTVLGLLYGADRRPRRYTAGELGLLTSLADLAAVATEKAGLLDQTRAEVTELERDSSRARTTLTRMRYIGEAHRRIMNLILAGGDLSNVAKAAGDALDACVVIRDPGGRTLASTGEITGLDEEAVAKASLDAHAGRRPVLTGGGGDAECRDGQDRVPEPRAGEGPADDGRTWVAPVIAGSEDLGVLVVRAATPLTGEDERLLELAAQAVAFLLLIQRSTAVAEGPVRDELLDDLLAEPQHAPQQIAQRARRLGIDLRKPHVLVVARPEGGEQGRAVVWASSYAYRMGGLKTVQGGCIVLLLPGVDASAAAKAVSGELAPLLGHPVSVGAAGPGWSPDSVVRSYQEAMRCLDAMSALGGTGAAASVDDLGFLGLLLSDDHDVDGFIESAIGPVLDYDAERFTDLTRTLEAYFASGASPTNAAEALHVHPNTVSRRLERIGELLGPEWQKPGQVLEVQLALRLQRTRDVLVRRRAALGEPRPSAPTAADRPAGA, encoded by the coding sequence ATGTCCAACCAGGGCGCGGACGGGAGCGGTGGCGCCGGCGCGCTCGCCGTACTGGAGCTGCTGGCCCAGCAGGCGCCACAGGAGCGTTTCGCCGAACTCCTCGACAGGGCCCGTGCGGAGGGCCTGCCGGCACCCGAAGTCGCCGCTCTGGAACGGGCCGTTCAGCTCGCCACCGGCGTCCGGCGCTCCCTGGCCCGCCGCGAACAGCGCGAGGCCGGCCTCGACGCCCTCGCCGACACCGCCCGCGACCTGACCCTCCCGTACGACCTCGACGGGCTGCTCCGGAGCATCGCCCGCCGGGCCCGCCGGCTCCTCGGACTCGACCTGACCTGCGTCACCCTGCGCGGCCCGCACGGCGTCCGGGTCGTCCACGGCACCGACGGCGCCCTCACCGGCACCGGCACCGGCCCGGCCGCCTGCCCCGGCGCCTTCGAGGAGGAAGGGCTCGGCGGGCTCGTCCACGTCCTGGGCGCGCCCGTGTGGACCGAGGACTACCTCGTGGACGAGCGCTTCGCCCACACGCCCGGCGTCGACACGGTCGTCCGGGACCAGGGCCTGCGGGCCGTCGTCGTCGTGCCGCTGCGTGCGGGCGACACCGTCCTCGGGCTGCTCTACGGCGCCGACCGCAGGCCCCGCCGGTACACCGCGGGCGAGCTGGGGCTGCTCACCTCCCTCGCCGACCTGGCCGCCGTCGCCACCGAGAAGGCCGGACTGCTCGACCAGACCCGCGCGGAGGTCACCGAACTCGAACGGGACAGCTCCCGGGCCCGCACCACCCTCACCCGCATGCGGTACATCGGCGAGGCACACCGCCGCATCATGAACCTCATCCTGGCCGGCGGCGATCTGAGCAACGTGGCCAAGGCCGCCGGGGACGCCCTCGACGCCTGCGTCGTGATCCGCGACCCCGGGGGCCGCACGCTCGCCTCCACCGGCGAGATCACGGGACTCGACGAGGAGGCGGTGGCCAAGGCGTCGCTCGACGCCCACGCGGGCCGCCGTCCCGTGCTCACCGGAGGCGGCGGCGACGCCGAGTGCCGGGACGGCCAGGACCGCGTCCCCGAGCCCCGCGCGGGCGAGGGCCCCGCGGACGACGGGCGGACCTGGGTCGCGCCGGTCATCGCCGGTTCCGAGGACCTGGGCGTCCTCGTCGTCCGCGCGGCCACCCCGCTCACCGGCGAGGACGAGCGGCTCCTCGAACTGGCCGCCCAGGCCGTCGCCTTCCTGCTCCTGATCCAGCGTTCCACCGCCGTCGCCGAGGGCCCCGTCCGCGACGAGCTCCTCGACGACCTGCTCGCCGAACCGCAGCACGCCCCGCAGCAGATCGCCCAGCGCGCCCGCCGCCTCGGCATCGACCTGCGCAAGCCGCACGTCCTCGTCGTCGCCCGGCCGGAGGGCGGGGAGCAGGGCCGCGCGGTGGTGTGGGCCTCCTCGTACGCGTACCGCATGGGGGGCCTGAAGACGGTGCAGGGCGGCTGCATCGTCCTGCTGCTGCCCGGGGTGGACGCCTCGGCCGCGGCGAAGGCCGTCTCGGGGGAGCTCGCCCCGTTGCTCGGCCACCCGGTCTCGGTGGGGGCCGCCGGGCCCGGCTGGAGCCCGGACAGCGTGGTCCGGTCGTACCAGGAGGCCATGCGCTGCCTGGACGCGATGAGCGCGCTCGGCGGCACGGGCGCGGCCGCGTCCGTGGACGACCTCGGCTTCCTCGGGCTGCTGCTCTCGGACGACCACGACGTGGACGGCTTCATCGAGTCGGCGATCGGCCCCGTACTGGACTACGACGCCGAGCGGTTCACCGATCTGACCCGCACGCTGGAGGCGTACTTCGCCTCAGGCGCGAGCCCCACCAACGCCGCCGAGGCACTGCACGTCCACCCGAACACCGTCTCGCGCCGCCTGGAGCGGATCGGCGAACTCCTCGGCCCGGAGTGGCAGAAGCCCGGCCAGGTCCTGGAGGTGCAGCTGGCGCTGCGCCTCCAGCGCACCCGTGACGTGCTCGTCCGCCGCCGGGCCGCCCTGGGCGAACCCCGCCCGTCGGCCCCGACGGCGGCGGACCGCCCGGCCGGCGCCTGA